In Streptomyces paludis, the genomic stretch AGCCTGGGCGGCCGCGACCGTGGGCATCGGCGGCGGGGTCGCGGCCCGCTCGGTGGCCGCGCGGGTGAGGCTGCGCCGGGTGAGATCGGCGAGGACCTCCTGCTCACCGCGGCCCCGCATCAGGAAGAGGACGAACGGGTCCTCGTCCAGGAGTCTGGCCGTCTGGTAGCAGAGCGCGGCGGCGTGTTTGCACGGGTAGCCGTCGTCGGGGCAGGAGCAGTCCGGGGTGAGGTCACCGGCGGTGGGCAGCAGGTCGGCGGAGGCGGCGAGGGTGTGCGGCATGTCCTTGTCGAGGAGGGCGGCGATGTGGTCGGGGCGGGCCGCCGCCGCGTCGAGCAGATCCTCCCAGCCCTCGTCGTCGAGGGTGCGCAGCCGGATCTCCGTACGGTACGGGCGGGGCCGGGAGCCGTGGACATACGCCGTGACACGGCCGGGGGTGACCGTGATCGCGTCGACATGGCCGCTCCCCGCGTACTTCCGGCCGCGCTGGAGCCGGGCGGTGTCGAGGGCGGTCTCCTCCATGGACTCCACCCAGGCGTTGCCCCACCAGGTGGCGGCGAAGTCGCCCTGTGTGCCGGGGCGCGGGGGCAGCGCGGGGAACGTACGGCGGCGGTCGTCGTGCCGGGGGACCCGGGCGGTGCGGGAGCCGCGGAGGGCGCGCGGTGCTGTCATGACGTCCTCCGCAGGGAGACCAGGTCGCGCAGTTCACGGTCGGTCAGCTCGGTGAGGGCGGCCTCGCCCGAGCCGAGGACGGCGTCGGCCAGCGCCCGCTTGGAGGCGAGCATCTCGGCGATCCGGTCCTCGACCGTGCCCTCCGCGATCAGCCGGTGGACCTGGACGGGCTGGGTCTGGCCGATGCGGTAGGCGCGGTCCGTGGCCTGCTCCTCCACGGCCGGGTTCCACCAGCGGTCGAAGTGGACGACATGGCCGGCCCGGGTCAGGTTGAGGCCGGTGCCGGCCGCTTTCAGCGAGAGGACGAAGACGGGGACCTCGCCGGACTGGAAGCGGTCCACCATGCGCTCGCGCTCCTGGACGGGCGTGCCGCCGTGGAGCAGCTGGGAGGGGATCGCGCGGGCCGTGAGATGGGCGGAGAGCAGCCGCGCCAGCGACACGTACTGGGTGAAGATCAGGACCGAGCCGTCCTCGGTGAGGATCGTGTCGAGCAGCTCGTCGAGGAGGGCGAGCTTGCCGGAGCGGCCGGTGAGCCGGGCCGTGCCCCGGTCCGTGTCCTCCTTCAGATACTGCGCGGGGTGGTTGCAGATCTGTTTGAGGGCGGTGAGCAGTTTCATCACCAGTCCGCGGCGCGCGATGCCCTCGGCCGCCGCGATGGCCGCCATCGTCTCGCGGACGACCGCCTCGTACAGGGACGCCTGTTCGCGGGTGAGGGCGACGGGATGGTCGGTCTCGGTCTTCGGGGGCAGCTCGGGCACGATGCCGGGGTCGGACTTCCTCCTGCGCAGCAGGAACGGTCTGACCAGCCGGGCGAGCCGCTCCACCGCCTCCTCGTTCGCCAGGTCCTTGATGTCGGCGCTCTTGGCGTTCTCCACGTTCTCCACGACGCGCGCGTGGCGGGCCCGGAACGCCTTGAGGGGGCCGAGCAGCCCGGGCGTGGTCCAGTCGAGCAGCGCCCACAGCTCGGAGAGGTTGTTCTCCACGGGGGTGCCGGTGAGCGCGATCCTGGCGGGCGCCGGGATGGTGCGCAGCGCCTTGGCGGTGGACGAGAACGGGTTCTTCACGTGCTGCGCCTCGTCGGCGACGACCATGCCCCAGGCGTGCCCGGCCAGGATGTCGGCGCTGCCGCGCATCGTGCCGTACGTGGTGAGGACGAAGCCGTCCGTGACGGCGTCGAGGGTGCGCCCGGCGCCGTGGTAGCGGTGTACGGGGACGCCCGGCGCGAAGCGGGTGATCTCGCGCTGCCAGTTGCCGAGGAGGGAGGCGGGGCAGACGACCAGGGTCGGCGCGGGCCGGGCGCGGTGCAGGTGCAGGGCGATGAGGGTGATGGTCTTGCCCAGGCCCATGTCGTCCGCGAGGCAGCCGCCGAGGCCGAGCGAGGTCATCAGGTCGAGCCAGGCCAGCCCGCGCAGCTGGTAGTCCCGGAGGGTGGCGGCGAGGGCGGGCGGCTGGGGAACGGCGGCGGGCCCGTCGACGAGCCGGTCGCGCAGGGCCGCGAGCGCGCCCGTCGGCACGGCCCGCACCGTCTCGCCGTCCACGTCGGCGGTGCCGGTGAGGGCCACCGCCAGCGCGTCGACCGGCTCCAGCAGGCCCAGTTCGCGTTTGCGCGCCTTGCGGACGAGGGCGGGGTCGACCACCACCCACTGGTCGCGCAGCCGCACGATCGGGCGGTGCGCCTCGGCGAGCGCGTCCATCTCCCCCTCGGTGAGGGGGTCCCCGTCGAGCGCCAGCTGCCAGTTGAACTTCAGCAGTTCGGCGCTGTCGAAGAAGAGGGTGCCGTCCGTCGCGGAGCCGGGCGCGGGCCGGACGACCGCGGCGGCGGTCAGCGTACGGGCCAGCTCCCGGGGCCAGTGCACGGCGACGCCCGCCGCGGCCAGCCGGGCGGCGCCGGGGCCGAGCAGCTCGTACAGCTCGTCCTCGGAGAGCGGCAGCGCGTCGGGGACGTCCCGCTCCAGCAGCCGGGCGAGCGGCGTCCAGACGCGGGCCGCGCGGCGCAGCGCGAGCATGGCGTCGATCCGGGCGCGCGGTCCGAAGGTCTCGGCGCCCCCGCCGGCCCACAGGGCCGTGGCGTCGATGACCAGCGTGGGGTCGGCCAGGCTGTGGATCTGGACGAGGGCGGCCCCGGCGCGCCGGGCGCTGTCCCCGTCGGCCGCTCCCGGCGCGGTCTCCTCGTGGTCGAACAGCTCGTACGCGGACAGGTCGAGCCGCAGTGAGACGCGGACCCCGGCGTCCATACCGGCCGCCGCCTCGGCCGCCCAGGTCCGGGCGCCCGGGAGATGCTGTCCGGCGCGGGCCGCGAACGGGGCGCCCGCGGCGTGCTCGGCGGCCGGGGTGCGCGGCAGGGAGTCGGCCACGGCGTCCAGGAACGCCCGTACGAGCGCTTCGGGGTCGGGCAGCCGCAGCGGGCGTTCCGCGGGGAGCGGTACGGCGTGTGCCTCGGGCGGCATGGCGGCGGCGATGGCTCTGAGCTGCGCGATGTCGTCGGCGTCGAGCGGCCCGGCCCGCCAGGCGTCGTGGTCGGAGGCGGTGAGGCCGGGGAGCAGCCGGCCGCGCGCGGTGAGCTGGAGCGCGTGCAGCGCGGCGGCGCCCCAGCACGCGGCGGCGGGATGGGCGGATCTGTCGTGCCGGGCCCGGGCCAGCAGCGGGAAGGCGTCGGTGACGGACAGCAGCACGGCGG encodes the following:
- a CDS encoding SWIM zinc finger family protein, translated to MTAPRALRGSRTARVPRHDDRRRTFPALPPRPGTQGDFAATWWGNAWVESMEETALDTARLQRGRKYAGSGHVDAITVTPGRVTAYVHGSRPRPYRTEIRLRTLDDEGWEDLLDAAAARPDHIAALLDKDMPHTLAASADLLPTAGDLTPDCSCPDDGYPCKHAAALCYQTARLLDEDPFVLFLMRGRGEQEVLADLTRRSLTRAATERAATPPPMPTVAAAQALAPRTRPALPPPFPVPAQPGRPPSYPQVSGAPDPLALDLLASEAAARAHTFLTTGLDPVGALTPWQDAVRLAAAHPGSGLTASTRALYRDLAAALDRTPTDLARAVAAWRQGGPAGLAALEEPWDPPAGPFDRARPALVAADFPHFRPWRNRLSTGSLQLRFGRDTLWYGYESDRGREDWWPRGTPDTDPVGALAALLGR
- a CDS encoding DEAD/DEAH box helicase, encoding MAPDPPSPALVRCAAVFLPAGLPRDGKVAFWSPEGDPPPAADQELTVVRSHGAGVRRRTVPAVLLSVTDAFPLLARARHDRSAHPAAACWGAAALHALQLTARGRLLPGLTASDHDAWRAGPLDADDIAQLRAIAAAMPPEAHAVPLPAERPLRLPDPEALVRAFLDAVADSLPRTPAAEHAAGAPFAARAGQHLPGARTWAAEAAAGMDAGVRVSLRLDLSAYELFDHEETAPGAADGDSARRAGAALVQIHSLADPTLVIDATALWAGGGAETFGPRARIDAMLALRRAARVWTPLARLLERDVPDALPLSEDELYELLGPGAARLAAAGVAVHWPRELARTLTAAAVVRPAPGSATDGTLFFDSAELLKFNWQLALDGDPLTEGEMDALAEAHRPIVRLRDQWVVVDPALVRKARKRELGLLEPVDALAVALTGTADVDGETVRAVPTGALAALRDRLVDGPAAVPQPPALAATLRDYQLRGLAWLDLMTSLGLGGCLADDMGLGKTITLIALHLHRARPAPTLVVCPASLLGNWQREITRFAPGVPVHRYHGAGRTLDAVTDGFVLTTYGTMRGSADILAGHAWGMVVADEAQHVKNPFSSTAKALRTIPAPARIALTGTPVENNLSELWALLDWTTPGLLGPLKAFRARHARVVENVENAKSADIKDLANEEAVERLARLVRPFLLRRRKSDPGIVPELPPKTETDHPVALTREQASLYEAVVRETMAAIAAAEGIARRGLVMKLLTALKQICNHPAQYLKEDTDRGTARLTGRSGKLALLDELLDTILTEDGSVLIFTQYVSLARLLSAHLTARAIPSQLLHGGTPVQERERMVDRFQSGEVPVFVLSLKAAGTGLNLTRAGHVVHFDRWWNPAVEEQATDRAYRIGQTQPVQVHRLIAEGTVEDRIAEMLASKRALADAVLGSGEAALTELTDRELRDLVSLRRTS